The Ptychodera flava strain L36383 chromosome 14, AS_Pfla_20210202, whole genome shotgun sequence genome segment CCCTCGTGCTGGTGAGGTGTTAAACTTCTTTTTAACAGTAGTATAGTCTCAGCTATACACAAGTGATCAGTATTACAACTGCATAGCATCGGTTGAGACACCATGGAAGGTTTCGCGCTTGGCTGTAAGGTAGAAGCTCTTGACGATGGTAACTGGTGGTCCAAAGGCATTGTGAAGGAAGTGATTCAAAACGAAGGGACATGCACGTATCTAGTTGGGTTTGATGGCTGGTCGGcaaaaaaaagtcaaactggACTCCTCgaacaacagaaaacacaaaactcGAAAGCTATCTAGAAGCGacaaaactcgcacttctagagataccctttcaaacaaggaaacagaacatgtcgcgtgctcaaagaatcgcgataaacaagcttgcaaacaataggctaattacaataaaacccttcgacaagggtcgaggcatcgtcattgtaaacacaaaagattacgtacacgaatgcgaaagacaattacgcaacacccAGTATGATACACAACTAGAcaatgacgacacagaacaaacagtaaacaaagtacacgaactattaaacaaaatgtacgagaaaaaacacatcgaccatgatacttataagtatctcgatccaaaaaacataaaaatccgtaccccgcagtggtacttactacctaaaattcacaaaccgccgcccgaaaactcaacgtttgcagggagaccaataATTAGCGGCTGCTCTagtcccactaacagaatctcagaattcttggattacttcataaaaccattggtccagcaacaaccaacgtatttaaaagatacaacaaacttcatacaagaaattgaaaaaacaaatgtcccccaactagtcaaaacaaaattcacagaagtaaagaaacaaaaaacaaacaaaccagaccaccaaatggactcacaacgagacccaaacattgatattcttgcctcgctattcgatgagcaagatcactaaaacacattaaaataaatattcacaaacacataaaaataaatattcacaaacacaaactgaggaaagaatctacattgcgactgatgagaaaccacactcgggtttcgaaacgcaagcgtcaaagggccactctatcaactttgtaacaccataggtccggctgcgtctcgccataagctttccccacacaaacaaaacattaccgtacacactaatccaaacttccctacaaatatccgaggtgaaacaaaaattttttattaacacaaacaatcggataagaatgtaggaacacatttttgaaacgaaccaaacacaaactcgacacaaaaacattttggatagttatacaaatctgctgatgatgtcatgaatatgtaattaggTGAAAGTGGCCATCGACGCGCGCGACGCGACGGGCAGTGGCGCTGCACTTGATAAGTCTTAGTCGGGTGGTTACCGTATAACTGGAACAGCCGATCGTTTGCTGTGACGATCAAAAGGTGTCGAGTGCGCCTCCGAttaaagtagtaaagtaaactatGCATAACTAATAGACGGGGCCCAGAACGTCGTTTCAGGCCCAAACGACACTCTGAGCCCCGTCAAGTTCTGTGTGGGCGCAGGGCTGTCATGACTCAATAGTCCAGTCATTTTATGCCAAAAAGGgggtaacccaccacaaattgcaacagaatttattttttcaccattcatctcagaaaaacccatataaaaacatatcaaaagtcttccaaaatccaaggagtggaaaaccgcctaatttgcataaatccaaaatggccgccccggtaTTATAGGTTCAACGCTTTTGGCCACTTACTACCcaatattggtccgattttgataattttttttatttccatataccttgtacattcccttcatattttagacatgttGACGATAATTCCAtcgttattatttacaaaacaggaacataaGTCTGAATTTTACGGTAAACCAATTGTATTCTCACATACTAGGCCTATGTCTTGTAATCAATACTTTTATACGATACAATGTctgtaatgtgaaataaataaataataataaataaataaataataaataaataaataaataagaaagaaagacaagaaagacaaaattattcatcagtTGTTGCTTCGTCtttggtagtaaagggaaagcaactccacataTCGTTcttatttgggttgtttgcgtttcgTGTATCACgatattgtgtatattataaatgtatatcatgtttggctgttttatgtaaaatgttgcttagccatggccagacgtacccgtaatctacgtgtcttgtgttaatccgcactggagcagagagattgctgtgacactacgttactttggcgctacgtttcgaaaacagagttttctgggGTACACACTTGGAGATAGGTTCgggttagagagagacagaatggccggagacagctttgtattgtgtcttagtatgaccaagttcaaagCTAAAAAAGGAAGCACAGAAACAGGAATCATAGTATGACAAAAGAACGAAACGTCGCAATAGAACAAAAATTGAGCACTGTATCAGACAACAATCTCAGATTCATTAAGAACCTatcgacacacaaactcaccaacattgaaatcaaagtacttagcaaaggcttaaaattcattcccacACCATATCGTCCTAACAGAATCCACCTGTTAGGGGACATAAAAATACATTCGGAAAATGAGACTCCGAtatatcatgagacacaaacagaccgtacaacaccCATTCAAATGAATTCTAGAGTGTAAATGGATCCCTCATACAACCGAGAACACAAGActagaaaattatttggaagcgacaaaattggctattgttaacacacctattcgaaacacaaaaaacaacatgacacgTAGCGTTGAAAACGCTATCAAAAACAAGAACATAACCATCGAAATCTTTGATAAAGGACGGGGGACACAAAtttaaacactgatgattaCATAAGACAATGCCAACGTCAACTTAACGATCAacaatactacacaaaattggcaatagatgacaaaaaatacaatagaagacatacACAATCTCACaaaagaaatgtacaatgaaaatatattgaccatcacacatatgaatatttgaatccagtcaatagaaaaaataagaataccactttggtaccttctaccgaaAATACGCAAAATGCTGCCACCAGGAGCTATCTTCATAAGACGGCCAATCATAAGTGGatgctccagtccaacatttcacatattaGTATGcattgaccattttctcaaacaaatcgtcaagaAACAACCAACATAAATCAAAGAGAACAGACTTTATACAGAAAATTGAAACAATCAAAGTTCCAGCAAAAGCAACatgtacacgaatacaccacatgatgaggcaattgaatcagtcggcagagcattaaatcattaaagaccatcaaacaattacataatcaagcaaccaccaacgaaacacatgatagctctgctagaaataatcttaaaaaacaacacatttgaattcaacgatgaattctaccggTAAATATGGGGATGCTCGATGGGGTCCCCACCTTCtccagaaatagcagatattacatttcacgagacagaaacgagaataatacagaaacacaaacaacaaatatcgacctggctgaggttcagggacgatgttttctgattttcatcagaaacacaacacgaactcaatgaattcatatcaaacatcgacaaaatgcatcctactttcaaattttcatttgaaagctcctctcaagaaatcacatatttagacctgactatctacaaaggtcgtcgatacaacaaagagaatattctcgatatcaagacacacacaaagccaacagatacattccaattcttacaaagaaactcatgccatccggcagcaacattcaaaggtctgatcaaaggtgaaacattacgatacattaggaCATGTAACAACGAtaccgattttacacagaaagtcacacaatttagtgaaaaattacaagaccgacaatacaaaaaatgaaatagaacgcattatcagagagacagatcataaaagcagaaaaagactgcttgaacaacaaaaagaaagaaataacgccaccaacaatacaatagtcttcataacaacatatagcccgtacatagaaatgacaaaaatcaagcaagccctgacagaaaactggagtgaacttgaaaaagacgaaacactaaaaactgttccaaaaccaaccaataatcgcatatagaaggaacagaaatataggcgacacacttataagcgccagacttcacaaaaactacaatagctcaaactcaggttcacacgaacctacacaaacacaacaagatcaaacagtagacattctagcttccctacttgaacaacaaacgtaagtggaacaacatattaccaaataaaaacaatcaaccattcaacacgtctcaccaatcaaaaatgaattttaagcgactgatgaagaaaactctgttttcgaaacgtagcgccaaaggatcgtagtgtcgcagcaatctctccgctccagtgcggattaacacaagacaTGTAGATAacggtacgtctcgccatggttaagcaacattttacataaaacagccaaacatgatatacacttatattatacacaatatcatacacaaaacgcaaacaacccaaatatgaacgatgtgtggagttgctttccctttactaccaataCTATTTAATTCCCGTGTGATCTGTACACCTTCAAGGAGACTTTAAACCCCATCTCCCTTGGCTCGGCTCTCCCGCGCTGGCACACCCTGTCAATTCAGGCACGGCTGTTTATCTACAATTTGGGGTAAAATAAACAGCATTTGGtaaactggtaattttacaattaccaGCTAGTATTGAACCCCATGTTGAGTTTCACAACTGTGGTGACAACCAGTGTACCCTGGTAACACAATATCACCACACTAGATATAACTAGACTTCAAACCATGTTAACTGTAACCGCCCACTTTTATAGAACGAATGTTCTAAACAATGCGTAAGTTCAGCCGGTGGCTTTTAATGTGAAATGGGGAATAGGTTATTGGAAAATTAACaaccaaaacaaaatggctacaTATTATGTATTAGTTATACTGAGAttgctttcaattttatttatatatttcacaccATATACATTAGCATCTTGCAAAATTAGACAAGTATTGATTGGAAGGTGAAGTGTGTGTGTACCATTGTTTTTACCCTGAAATTCAGACTTGTGTGCCTGTTTTATTAATAACTTCCATTGGAAATGCCCTAAACTTGTTGGAAATTAGAAGagaagtacaaaataaaaaaattgtccaaATAGGACTGATATCGCGCAAATGTGGTCATGAGTGTTGATTCTATAATACCAgggtggccattttggatttatgcaaattaggcattgttccactccttgtgtatttatttatttatttatttatttaacattacagacatttgcacattataaaatcatgaaacaagtattgattagaagacatagtgtgtgagaataccattgttttaccgtaaaattcagacttatgttcctgttttgtaaataataacaatggAATTATCGTAAACATgtctaaaatatcatgaaaatgtacaaggtacatggaaataaaaaaaaattctcaaaatcggaccaatattgGGCAGTAAGTGGCCAAAAGAATTGAACCTATAAtaccggggcggccattttggatttatgcaaattaggccgttttccactccttggattttggaagacttttgatatgtttttctgtGGGTTTTTCTGAGGTgagtagtgaaaaaataaattctgttgcaatttgtggtgggtcatttcgtattttgactggactacaaTGCCTAGATAGAATGGCGAAGtggcagatttcattttttcggGTCTTCGCGAAGCGTAGGTCTTGTACGCGATAACGGGACATGTATCTGGAGAAGCCGGGGTAGCGTACGCTTTGGGGGCAAAACTTCGCGTATTGCCAGGTTCCCCTCGGCGAGTCTTTGTGAGCCTTTCGTTGTAGATGATATATTCGCCGTTTTCATCATGCCCCAGAGAAACGTCACCCCATTCCATCTGATGGTGTTCATTACTGGCGCGAAGACCGAATAGTTTTGTGTTATTCAGCCAGAGGGTGTTAAGCAACGACGATGCGGAGTGGACTCCAAGCTGACCGGCTTTCAGCAAAGTGTTCTCGTGTTCAGATGTTATCGCCTCGGACTTGTTCGGCAAGTTGCCCTTTCCTGCTGCCTTAAGCTGTTTTCGTTTCGCTGCCAAAGCTCGACGACTTGATGCGAACGCTTCGTCACGGATAATGCTAGCACCGTAGTCATTATCACGTAACCATCTTTCGATTGATTTTTGGTAGCTAGATATAGAGTCCGGCTCGTAGTCGTCGCCGTTCTTCTTCCTGATGCCGAGAAAAAATTTCGCGAGGAGGGGATCAAGATCGGACGGTGGTATTTCCGTTAACGGACGTCTCTCTGTCGTCATTGCTGTTTTCCATTCTTCAAACACGGCGACCTCTCGCTTCGTTTTCAAAACGGTATTCTTGTTTTTGTGGTCGCCCACAAAAGCAGCTACTTCGTCCGCGGAGAAACTTACGAACCGCGGTTTCTCGCTTGCCGAAGTTGAAGTTGAAGGGCGTTCGACTTCTGGCTCCACCGCTGAGTTGCTGTTTTCGACTTCGAAGGCCTGCATTGTTGTTTTGTTCTCATTTTCCTCATCGTCTGgataataaaattcactttctaaGTGTTCGACGTACATACAATTCACCCAGTCGTAATATTTATCTTCCAACTGTTCCATGAACAACGATATTTGCAGAcgacaatatttacaaatagaaagTAGTTCCCCAAAATATATTGTTTACTAAATTTGCATACCGAtgatatcatttgcatatcgcCTAATAGAAAATACCAGTTTGTCACGCGCGgtattaatttggcaaattatgatTTTGATCACTTTGTGACCAAATATTGCAATGAATTTGATGTCAGACGTATCCCTTTACCGTTATATGTGTACAGTGTGGGAATAAAACGTTAGAAATTACGTTTTTGCAAAGAAAGACACGGGGATTACTTTaatttttgctaatttgcatatcagcttgtaaaaatacaggttttattttttcacgtGCAACTTGGAATACGGCAATACATATGTAATGATACAGAGAACTGATCACAGAGGTATTATGAATCACATGCCCTCATGATCTTCGCACACTCAAAAAGTCGACTACAATTAAACATGgaaaattaaatgtaaaataaatctgGGAAATTTACGATCACATTTAAGTTAACAGCATTGTCGTGTTACAAGGGATGAAGGTTAGATAAACTGTGAGCAGAGAGTTTTTAAGAGAATAATTGCCTTCTGTCTTCAAATTGAGGAAGTAAGGTCTATCAAAGATGCTATCATTCACTTCAAATGCATCTTTACCTTCACTCGACATTTAAAAAAGTAATTGAGCATTTTATGAGACGTGTTACCAATCTAGAACGCCCTCAAACGACACAACATTACGATATATAGTACCTACAATATGTGCGAATTTTGTTCCTGGCATAACTTAGTTCCCAATGGTGACAGTGTATTTGACCTTGTGAAAAAAGCCCTTCACTGTCGGATTGTTTCTTTT includes the following:
- the LOC139150606 gene encoding uncharacterized protein KIAA1958 homolog, with translation MEQLEDKYYDWVNCMYVEHLESEFYYPDDEENENKTTMQAFEVENSNSAVEPEVERPSTSTSASEKPRFVSFSADEVAAFVGDHKNKNTVLKTKREVAVFEEWKTAMTTERRPLTEIPPSDLDPLLAKFFLGIRKKNGDDYEPDSISSYQKSIERWLRDNDYGASIIRDEAFASSRRALAAKRKQLKAAGKGNLPNKSEAITSEHENTLLKAGQLGVHSASSLLNTLWLNNTKLFGLRASNEHHQMEWGDVSLGHDENGEYIIYNERLTKTRRGEPGNTRSFAPKAYATPASPDTCPVIAYKTYASRRPEKMKSATSPFYLGIVVQSKYEMTHHKLQQNLFFHYSPQKNPQKNISKVFQNPRSGKRPNLHKSKMAAPVL